The genomic region CCTGTGAGGTTTTCGCTGTCCAGCTCTAACAGTTCGAAATAATCTTTAATATACTTGCCTGTGGTGGATAACCCCAGCAGCTCATAGAAGATGGAGCGCATGATGCCCTGCAGATTGCGCGCTGCGCCGTAAATTAGGACAAAAGAACCGATGCCCACGCCTGATGCCGGATCAAACATTTGGCGGCAGATCAGCCACAGAGCAATGCCCAGCGTAGTGTATCCGCAGATATTAGACAGCAAATTGAAAACATAGTATTTGCGGATAAATTTATAACGGTGGTTGCGGAGTTTCAAGGACAGATCTGCCCATTTCTCCATTAGATAGCCAGAGTACTGCCCAACCCGCATTTCGCGTATTCCATCCCGTTTTACAAAGAGATTGTAAACATACCACTGCTGCCGTAACTCCGGAGCTTCCCACTGCGCTTGATAATACCCTTCTTCATTTTGCAGGCGCATCAAGATGATTGCCGGGATTGTACCGGAAATTATCACTACTGCAATCCGCCAATCTTCTGCTAGCACCAGCGCTCCGACAGAGGTGAGAGTAATCAGACTGGTGATTAAGCCCAAGCTGCTGTAAATCACCTGGGAAATCCGGTTGGGCAGTTCCTTGGATACCCACTCCAGCTTGTTGTACACCTCCGGAGTATCCATGTATTCATACCGCAGTGATGAGATTTTATTCAGCATCTGATCTATCATGTGGTTATTGACCCGCGCCGGAATTGTCCGGTTAGCATAAGCTTCCAAAATTCCCAACAGCCAGGAGAGCAGCCACAATCCTCCCCAAAGGGCCAATGCTTTAATCACTTTTTTCAAGATCGCTTGGGATGGGGAAACAACCAAAAGCTCTGCCTGGCTGAAAAACTCTTTCTGGAGACTAAGCAGGGCTGACGGAAATAAAGCAGTTACTAAACCAACCGCCAAAAACAGCAGTTCTTTCTTCTTGCAGGCCTGCAGGATCAGCCGAAAACTGGTTACAATGGTACGGACAATGCCAACTCCCTTATTACCATTCGTTTGCTCTTTCAAAGCCATTGAAAGCCACACTCCCTTCGTACCATTCGGCCTGGGCTCTGAACATCTCGGCATAATGCCGTCCGGCCTTGATCAGTTCTTCATGAGTGCCCATATCCACAAGCTCTCCATCTTTGAGAACGATAATCTTATCCGCTAATCTGGCAAATCCTAAGCGGTGGGATACTAACACAGCTGTTCTGCCGCCAAGGGAATTCTTGATTTCCAGAAACTGCTCCATTTCCGCGACAGGATCCAGCTTGGCAGCGGGCTCGTCAAGAATCAGGATATCTTTATCGCTGACATGAGCCCGGGCAACCCCAATCCGCTGCCACTCACCTCCAGACAGCTCCAGTCCGTCCTCCTCATACTGGCGGCCTAAGAATGTGTCGAGGCCTTTCGGTTGGGCCTGAATCAGCTTGTCAGCCTGGCCTTTTCGCGCCGCTTCCATCAGCACTGCGTCATTGTGCAGCTGCTTGATATCTCCAAAGGCGATGTTCTCGCGGATAGTGAAGTGATACTGCTTAAAATCCTGAAACACCGCGCCCATTTTGCTGTACAGGTATTCTTGAGTGAGTTCCTGGTAGGGCAGACCTTCAAAGTAAATTCTGCCCTTATTTGGGGTATAGAGACCAAGGAGCAGCTTAATCAGAGTAGTCTTACCTGCTCCGTTATCACCCACAAGGGCAACGGTTTCGCCCCTGTTAACGCTGAAACTGATATTTCTCAGCACTGTTTTTTCCGGTACATAGCCAAAAGTTACATTTTCCAACCGGAAAACGGTGACGGGTTCTTTTGGCTTAATCTCCTTGTGCTCCCGCGTCGGCAGACCTGTTTCATCAAACACCATTTCAAATACTTCCTTCTGATTGGCCAGCACCGGCATATAACCGACGGTGTAGAGGTAGTGGCTGACCAGGCTTTGAACCGTTCCAAAGAGCTGATCATTTAACTGCCAGATGATGACCAATCCGCCGAGCAGAATTTTACCGCGCCAGACCAACCACACTCCCACACCTAAGATTAAAAGTGTAAACAATAGGTACATCAAAGCTAAAATATTGCGCACCCGATTTGACTTTATCTCCAAT from Bacillota bacterium harbors:
- a CDS encoding ABC transporter ATP-binding protein, whose translation is MALKEQTNGNKGVGIVRTIVTSFRLILQACKKKELLFLAVGLVTALFPSALLSLQKEFFSQAELLVVSPSQAILKKVIKALALWGGLWLLSWLLGILEAYANRTIPARVNNHMIDQMLNKISSLRYEYMDTPEVYNKLEWVSKELPNRISQVIYSSLGLITSLITLTSVGALVLAEDWRIAVVIISGTIPAIILMRLQNEEGYYQAQWEAPELRQQWYVYNLFVKRDGIREMRVGQYSGYLMEKWADLSLKLRNHRYKFIRKYYVFNLLSNICGYTTLGIALWLICRQMFDPASGVGIGSFVLIYGAARNLQGIMRSIFYELLGLSTTGKYIKDYFELLELDSENLTGEEEPLPKHADIVFENVSFHYPNTERLVLKDINVTIKQGEKVAIVGENGSGKSTFVALLCGLYRPQKGRITFAGRDLAESLGLMRRATSFVFQDFGRYQLTVADNIRIGDMYRELTESEIITAAKRADADSFIQEMDQKYNTFLGTLEEGRTDLSGGQWQKLGFARAITRQEAKVMVLDEQTAALDPISEAKFYHDFKELTGDRTAIMISHRLGATKLADRILVFHEGRIVEEGTHAELMQKGGLYAEMYAAQAQWYTA
- a CDS encoding ABC transporter ATP-binding protein, encoding MSQVVSEGRIVRILKRLKIFDQWEVAKWAYQQGWEIDKSNFIFWTVMNILGALIPVYLLRVTQEVVNSITIGVETSDFKKVTWRVALLCALWILQSSYNIIPNIIKYTMQTRYSIAMQRKYAAFVNTIPLYKFDNKEFSDQISQVGVTCNRLAYFIGGTTSMIGSFVGTIGLLWFAFSTSWILLVIGSIQAVVSLVLVGRVFQQYYDFWSVAKMERRKQQYYSGLLTGREIGKEIRAMKLSEFFRSRWRVLVEKLTGMEIELEIKSNRVRNILALMYLLFTLLILGVGVWLVWRGKILLGGLVIIWQLNDQLFGTVQSLVSHYLYTVGYMPVLANQKEVFEMVFDETGLPTREHKEIKPKEPVTVFRLENVTFGYVPEKTVLRNISFSVNRGETVALVGDNGAGKTTLIKLLLGLYTPNKGRIYFEGLPYQELTQEYLYSKMGAVFQDFKQYHFTIRENIAFGDIKQLHNDAVLMEAARKGQADKLIQAQPKGLDTFLGRQYEEDGLELSGGEWQRIGVARAHVSDKDILILDEPAAKLDPVAEMEQFLEIKNSLGGRTAVLVSHRLGFARLADKIIVLKDGELVDMGTHEELIKAGRHYAEMFRAQAEWYEGSVAFNGFERANEW